The Pleuronectes platessa chromosome 24, fPlePla1.1, whole genome shotgun sequence nucleotide sequence AGAGTCTGGGACGGaatgcaacacaaaaaaaaacaaaaaaaaggagagaaaaagtcAACGTGCCACACAAAGGAGCTAAAGTTCTAGGCCACTGTGTTCACATGTGAGCAAAACAGACGCTTTCTAAGCACGTTCCTAACCTACCACCTCTTCAACATGACGGCTGTGCAGCGGACAGTCTCAAAAACTAGACCTCTTACAAATCTATGATGCATTGATAAACAGTTCTCTTCAGGTGGAGCGGGAACCTGTAGCTGATATGTGTAGATATTTGTTTGTTGAGGCTTAACACCCCCCCCCGCAATGGAACAGGGTAACCCCAGTCCTTCGTTGGCTCCTTCGCCGCAAAAAAACGACGCCACGTTTTCCATGTgtccgggggtggggggggggggggggggatctgcacCATCAAGGAAGTAAACTGAGGCTAAAGTGAAACTggaggaaatgaagaaaaacagCGAGAGGTTTCCACAATAGAAAGCGGCGGCGCCCTCTCGGCCCGTCTTCCCTCGCGTCTCCTCCCCTCACGCCTCGGTGCAGCAGCGCTGTTGGTTCAGTTTGACCTTGTGCTTGAGGCCGTCGTACAGTTCGAAGTTGTAGTTCTCCAGGGTGGTGGAGGAGCGCGACGACAGGCCGCTGTAGGAGCAGTGCAGTACAGCAGGAGGCCGGCGCACACCCGCCCCGAGCAGCACGCCCAGGGAGCTCATGACGATGATGGTGACCAGGATGGGGTCCAGGGTGTAGAGCCACGAGTTGTCCTTCTCTGAGACGCGGGTGACGGGGGGGTCGGATGACGGGGACGCCGTGTTCCACTCGGGGAAATGCAGGACtgggacaggaagaggaagaggaagcagacAAGGCAACCAATAAGTTCATTTGACGAGTTTTGTAAAGATTGTAACTTGTATCCTAAAATGAAAACTCTATATTTTGTATACAGTTGGTGCTTACCTCCCCCCAGAGGGTCTCTGCCGCTGAAAAGTCGCCCATCTCCAAATTCATTGGGTTTCCGTTCTGTCAGGGAAAAGCACAGGTGACACGGATTTTAAGCATCATGCAAAATCCTACACGTTAGTACTGTTATATATCATATTCCAGAAAAGATAGCAGAAATTCATCTGCTACTCCAAATAATAAGCCTTTCTATATCATACATTTGGATTATTAtcatatttacatatacatacacacaccagtCTGGGAGTAATAGAAAAATATGACTTTATTAATAGAGAAAAAGATCATTATGATACATTCCTGTTAATCACAGTCATCACATAACATACTGATGGTATAAGACTGTTCATTCCACGTGAATAAGGATGCAAACATCgtcaaaataaatcaacatcaTTATCACCGTTAAAATCATCGACACTGTCACGGCCAAGTTTAAGAGTGGTGGATAAGACGatcaaggaaaaaaacaacacaaactaataACGACATTTAAGTAGCGCTCGTCGCGAAGTCTCGCTTTCCGTTTGGTGAAATTCGTGAAACGGCCAAAGCGGCGTggattgacttttttttttatgtgtgcaaGAGTGGAAGAGAACGCCATGTAGCGATGGCTGCAGCACTTTAGTTGAGGCCGGCAGCTCCAGTGTACTTATACTTTAGATGAGTTCTActctcacttgtgtgtgtgtgtgtatttgtgtgtgtgtgtgtgtgtctgcccctgGCGAGCATTCAGGAGTGGGAGTAGCTACTTGGCAAGGCACACGTCTGGATGTGGAGGTGTCTGACGGCCAATGGCGTTGTTAGCACTGTTTCCAGGGCAACTGCGAGTTGGCGGCTGATTGGTGCGGCTGGAGGCGTGGGAGATGAAAGTGCTGACCGCGGCCTTCCTCATAAATGGGACCCGTCCATTAAGTAATCACAACTATTAGCGGCTCGGAGCGCCAACGGTGTCGGGATGGACGAAATATGGCGCCcaatccccccacccccccgcccctccttcCAAAGTTGATTTAAAAGCACACAGCGAGAGCTtgccaacaaacaaaaaaaacctccttCGTTTTTTTTACTCCGGAGAGAAAAGTGCAGCTTCTAAATTGAGTGGCGTTCTGCTGAGCTGTGGACTCGGGAGGCGACGGGTTTCTGCTGGTGTGACAGATCAGGAGAGCACGCCCCGTTGAGCCGCAGAGTAAAGAGCTCCATttctaaacccccccccccccaccaccaattTATCATTTTCCTTTTAGATCTCAGATATGTTTGTGAAGAGCTCGTCAGCTATGTCTTGTTCTATGGTTTTCTTTTATGGCACTAAAGAGGAGGAAGCGTCGATAGCTGCAGCCCGGCTCTGGTTTCCATCACGTCTTGGATGCATGTACACGGCGCTTATGGCTTCCAGCTGGTGCAGCGGCATTGTGGGATTTGTAGGAGTATAAATCAAGGAAGAAGTGGCGATGGCAAGACAGCTGTCTCTATTTAcatcccccccaaccccacccccccaaaaaaaacaacaagcacaTATTCACACCGAAAACACAACATGGCTCAGCTCGGCTTTCATCTGGGCAGCTTACAGACACTGGGAACAATGGGAGTGGGTGGTATGGAGCAGAAATAAGGGAGTGGAACAACGTGCTTTTATTACGCCGGAGAATCAAGATGAAACGCTAAACACTGAGGACGGCGGCATCCATCAGCGACTGACGCCTTTATCAGGAGGAGACGAGGCGCTCAATCAAACGAGCTGGTTATCTCCATTGGTGATGCAGGACTTTAAGTATGATGGATTTGCAttcctttgtttttaaatgtgtgcacATGCTGTTGAAGAAGGACAATGGAagggtggtgttttttttttagttcgGTTACAACAGCCTCACTACTGGTACAGCTGGTATCGCAGCCATCTCCTGTTGTTATTACAGAGATACCAGAAGCTTTATTTTCCGGGGGCTTTCCAGATCATCTCCACCGCGAGCACAATGAACGCCTCTTAACGGttttctcctcgtctcctctcacAGCGCCGCAGAGCTCCCTCGCGTCTCTGGGGTCTTGTTTCAGCCCGAGGTTTGGCAGCTCCGGCTGGCTCTCACAGCGGAACCggctcgacccccccccccttcccagtCCACacatatctctgtgtgtgtgtgggtccacGATGGGGTCATTCCGGGAGGACCGCTGGGGCTATGAGGAGCCAGACGGCACTCAATGGTCCGAAACAAGCTGCTCAGATAAATAACTTACTTCAGTCCTCTCATCGGGAGCAGCATAGTGTGAAATGTCAACAGCAAACTCCTTCATGGAGCAGAAGAGGAAAACAGCAACTAAAGCTACATCcagtagagacagagagggagagagggagagaggagagagagagagagagagagacagagagagagagagagggagagagagagagagagagagagagagagagagaggagagagagggggagagagagagagagagagagagagagagggagagagggggagagagagaggggagagagagagagagagagagagagagagagagagagagagagagagagagagagagagagcacagtgtttctttgcaaaaatgtttcaCTTGGCAGTTTAGGACGACGTCTGTGTCCTCGTCACCCTGGTAACTGTCCACTAGAGGACAGACGGGTCCAGTCGATCTCGcgtcatcacaacaacacacgTCACCGACATCACAAGACATCACGTCCTCCGCTGCCGAAACGCGACCGCAGCCATAAGCGCGTCTCTTCAGCAGAGGGTGCGGTGTCGGTCCCGGCTGTCCAGTCTCACTGTCAGGACTGGCTCCACCCCTGGGGCGGCCATACTGGACGACCAGTTAGAATACTGGAAGCACTGCGAGGAGCTGTGATAGGCCACCGACAGCTGGCTCTTCTTGGTGGCCAGGTGTTGTCGGCAGCAACAGAGGGCTCTGACCAAGATGGCCACCGCCAGGAGAAGGAGGGCGCCTCCGGCGGCCATAATGTAATACCAGTGGATGGGCAAGGGAGGCACAGGAACGCCTCCCCCTGGTGGAGAGATACAGAACAATTGGCCAGCGGGAAAAGAGAGGAGTGgcactttgtttattttctacatTTAATTCTCTGACTTCTATCCCTATGTCTTCATCATACGAGCAGCAGGCGTGCACCTCATTTGAGCATGCTCAAGCATGCCAGTtgcaaaaatgaaataaatctcCAAGGccaaaagaaaatctaaaatgCATCCATTCCTCTCATGTAGCTTGTTTTGCAGTTGGAGGACAAGTTTTCACACCAAGATCATCAAGAGATTTGGTTTGAAATCAGTCCAACGGTTGATCCGATCAAATGCAATgcaattcatgtttattttcacagCTCCAATGAAATGACTTGGTGTGAAACGAAAGCCAAAATAATTAGTTATAAAAGCACCCACACACATTGAATCAGGgagcttcctcttcctgttccgAACTGGCACAGGAAGTCCCAAACAGGCCCCTTGATAAAGCCTCAGAACCATGCACGAATCAGTCAGACACCACATGGGAATCCGATGTTCCAGAGCTCTCTCTCGGAGCCGATATTGGATTGGGATTTGTTATTTAGCTGGCTTGAGTTGGCAGATTGGTTTGGAGTACATAATTTATCCTGTTCCCTGTTCctggcttgttttttttctcctttcgttttccttttctctcatgCGTCAGCCTCCCGGCCAGTCCTCTCTTCCTCAAGCCAAGCGCCGTCTCCTTGGATCTGCACAGATCCTGTACGCTGCTGCCCCTGGCTTGAACCCCCTCCTCACATTCTTGGTACGAACCGACTAAGCACCTTCCAAGAAGCCTCTACTCAATTATCCAAGTCTGCtaggcaaaaaaacaaacccccCGAAGACATTGACAAActtagagaaaaaaataagaaatagagCCTGCATGTACCAATCCGAACTTGAGAGTGAGGGAGTGTCACGTTGAACTAGGGGAAagtgaagtggagctgaataCGTCCTGATTTTTGGACCGTGTCACAATTACAGAGGGAAATGGTGCGTGCTGCTGCTActtcacactgcacacactcattagACAGAGCCGAGCTGGGGAGAGACACCCGAGCTCGCCGAGGCACAGTCCCTCCGACTGCTCTGCACCGGGGACGCTGGTGTGCATTGTGTGCGCCttcattaatgtgtgtgtttgtgcacgtttGTAcgtaggaggaggagaaaaagcccacacacacaaacacacacatcccattCGCACAGCCAGGCTCTTATCTTATTGCAGGACATTATGAGACGCCAAAACACTGGCATCAATCTCGCAGCCTCCCCCAGGATGCTCTAAATCTTTTTTCATGAGGCAAACAGTTATTTAAAACCCTTCAGGCTGCGTCAGAGCCTGGAAGTGAGAGTATGTAAACCCCTTTTCAAATATCTGACTCACACAGTTTGCTCTTTGGAGATGCATCCTTTGTGTCCGCGGAGATTGACGAGGTAAAACTAATGAACTACTGCACATTACTGGAAGAATCTGGTTCTCAACTCGAATTTAATCATTTTAGTCTTTTAGTATTCGTTTGGTGATGCCGACATGCCGCTGATGATGCCATGAATCCCCTCATATAAAAATGAATGCAGTTTAATTAATCAGGAATCAGGGCGCTCCAGCCTCTTGTGTTGTCACTGGGAGTactggtttttttttttgggggggggggattgttttGGGGAGCTTAGTGCCGCCAAGCAAAAAACCGCAGGCTAGTGCAAACCAACGAGCAGGAAGCATGACCACagagaggaagtgatgtcacaccGAGGTGGAACTCACCTGGGTTTTCAGGAGGAAACGCAGCGAAGGGTTCTGCGaggacagagagggaagagtcgggcagacacagagagaagaggaggacgagagaagggagagaggagaggcagcTGTTAGATACCTTGAAGCACGAGGGGAAAGTCAGCCAAATGTCACACAAATGTCACTCCACTATCAAAACCGCTCCTGAGGAAATTTGAGTTAATTCCTCGGATAACTCGCTTGAATTATGGCATTTAAACGCAGCTCCTTGGGTAGAACGCGGTTTAAAAGAAGAGCGCGGGCTGGGAACTGGagatggaccacactggggagCGCACGGGCGACTACGCACGGATTTGTGCGTCCGTGTGCGCAAAAAGTTCACGCATTTCAAGTTGTGTATCTGTGGCGTCCAGATAAAGCAGAGCGGGCTGGTGCCATGTGGCTCGCTGCGAATGCACAGAGCAGAACCTTCACTTTGATTGCCTGGAATGCAAACACAAAGaactgttgagtgtgtgtgtgtgtgtgtgtgtgtgtgtgtgtgtttagcgtatatgtgcgtgcatgtgatttgtcgggggggcggggggggggtgtttagggtgagaaacaaagaaagaaggaaaccgACTTGGGAACTTGCGCCTTTTGGCAGGAACGCCGGCGCGCTGTGAAGGACTCGACTGCACCGGGCGATAAGCaacttcccagcatgcactggagTGGCAAAGGAGAAAACGCCACAGCATGgaggcggggtggggggggggggagtggcgtttgtgtgtgtgtgtggggctgtCGGCTCTGCTTTCCAAAAATGCGGCACTACTTTGTCTCTCTCAAGACTCATGACACAAATGCAGAAATGAATGATAGAACACAAACAGGCAGGgacgtaacacacacacacacacacaaatacacttttctccccccccccacgatcCCGCTCCTGGACGTCAGTCAGAAGCGATGTGCGACAGGTTTTTGGCTTTGAACCCCCGGCTCGGCCTCTGATCTGTTTAAGACCCTCTCCAAAGCCCCCCCGCTCGAGCCAGATTAAGGAGGCTGTGTCGGCACTCGTCTCGACACCAGGCACCAGAAAAACCCTGCTTGGGAAACAGCCTCTCTAATAattccctttgacggactgggaAAAGCTCTGTTTACAAATACGACGGCGGAATGAGAGCGatacagggaggagaggagagaagaagagaaatctAATAAAACATAGATTAGCATCGCCGAGGCCCACAGGGCGTTTATGGCCTAGATTTCttattctccttttcttttctttttttgtgaaggagTAAACGCTGTCCCTCCCACTCCTCCCTGCTTTCATCTCTGCGTTCGGTGggttctgtggaggagagacgCCGTCTCTGAAACTGGGATGGGAGGGCGAGGAactgggtggtgtgtgtgtgtgtgtgtgtgtgtgtgtgtgtgtgtgtgtgtgtgtgggcgggtgTTTatcactgcatgtgtgtgtcactgctcaAGGACCTTAAGGCTGAGAGTGGAGGAGTTGGTATGGAAATAGAGGGAATGGCTTTTGATTGATGGAGGGCGAGATGATGAGGCGATGGTGTTGACAGAGCATCACACGGAGCTGGGGGGTCAaatgggcgtgtgtgtgtaagtgtgtgtatatgcatgtgtgtgtttgtttatctttcAATATTCTCCAGGATGGCGGCGATTTTGGCTGTCAGTCAAAAGCATTGATGTGAAGcaccaaagtgtgtgtgtgtgtgtgtgtgtgtgacttacgTGTACACTCTTTCAGGGGGGTGCTGGAGCTTATGTGGATGTTGTCTATCCAGATGTGTCCTCTGGTGCCGTGCACGAAGAAACCCTCCATCACAACCTACCGCAACacacgagggaggaggaggaggaggaagaggaggagagaaagattgaaaagaaggggaggaagaggaagacaggatgaaggTAGGGGGGGGAAGCAGAGGGGTGGAGGCAAATTGAGAATGGGGacaggcagcaggaggaggagaaagtggatAAAAAGTTAATACAGCGCCTGTGATTTCAAAGTTGCACTCAGCGCTAGTCGCAATCATCCTCCCGCTCCCTGCAAGCTTCCTCGGCTGACTTCTTTATTAGAACATTAACTGCTTGTGATGTCTCTGACAAATGCACAGCGATCCCCAAACAATCACGCAGCCAACAGGGACAATATGAAGAGAAACCCCGGCTTAAggtgaaagagaaggagaactaATGCCGTCGTGCACTCGATGGAATATATCTCATTCTAACCTACTCTGACACAGACATTAAAGGCACATTTCAGTTTCTGGGGAGACAGTAAAACTTGTATTCAAGTTCTTATTTCAGCTTAAAAAGACGAGGGTTTATTACCTGGAAGTCTTTCGGGGAGCGAGGCAGGATGGTGCGGCCCTCCTTCCACAGGGAGCCCTGGTCGTCAGTCAGCGTCCAGAGCAGGGTCTCCTCGCTGTGGCCGTCCCGCAGCAGCACCTTCAGGTGGCCCTGGGCCTCGCCCCACAGCTGGTAGGAGAAGAGGAGGCACAGGGGCCCGGTTTCCGCCGCCACCACGGGGCTCACGAGGCGGGCGCGCTGCTGCTCCGTCTTCAGGCTGGCGTCCATGTAGAGATAGCTGTTGAGCTCTGGAGAAGGGGGGGgcgagacaggtgagaggtcaaTACTCAAGAAAGAGCAGGAAATCAAAGTAAAGACACAAATGGTGTCGGAGGTTCTCAAAATGTGCAACCGTGCCGTTTTAGTATTTTTAGCCGAGTTTTGTTTTAACCTTGAATTTGCTGGTGGAAACTAAAAGAGCTTGATTTTAATGGGTTTTCATTTCGGCCCTCGAGGCGATAAAACCGAGGCTGTGTAGACTCTGGATATCCACTGTGACTGGAGGCTGCTGCGATGACACACAACCGTCATCGCTAATCacgacacacacaaccagacgTGAACACTTGCCTGCACGTACAAATCTGTTTTCTTGACTAATCACCAGTTGCTAACAGGAACGCCGTCGCACAATAGTTGCGCGGAACAATGGGGATCTGACAAACATAAACACCCAGAAGAATGGGGTCCGGCCAGAGAGCGCGTCATCTGTGTgtgaaacacaaccacaactccAGCCAAGACCCTCGGGGCCGATTCCTCTTCATTCCCTTCCAGGTAAATGACTTCAACAGCGGAACAAAGTCCAACGAAATGCAAAGCACTCCATTTGTTTACACCAGAGGATGTTTAGTTTGCAAATTGGATGCCGACATGAACTCCATTGTGAGGGAGTGAGATTGGTGAGCCGGCTGTACAgtatgcatgtgtatgtgtgtgtgtctgtgtgtgtgtgtgtctgacagaggAACTCGATGAGGCGTCTGGTGAAGAATTTCTTAAGTGGGCCCTGTGGGAAAATGTCCAGTATCAACAATCTGCAGATTAAATCACCTGCTTTATcatggagatgtgtgtgtgtgtgtgtctgtgtgtttgttttccattttttgtttcccagcaaaaccacaaatgttgtctcctcttcctctcacctgAAACAGTAGCATCcagtgagggtgtgtgttttttttagcacAGCCATACACGACCTATTGAGAAACTGAGCTGATAACCTTTCActctctgattgtgtgtgtgtgtgtgtgtgtgtgtgtgtgtgcggtccTTCCAGCCGTTCCGACAAGCGGTATCTGGAGGGACAAATCTTCCTCCGACTTGACAGCCCCCCTCTGCCCGCCATGCGCCCGGCTCAGCCTGTGTGTGACACTTCAGACGCCGCCTGTGACAGCGAGTCCCTCGGCTCTTTTCCTTGCCGGCGTACGGCACCGGACGAGCGGGACTGAAACACAACGTGGCGACACCATGAGGCGTTTTGATCGCTTGTTCTAATGCGTGCACCGGAGCCTCCTTCCGCTGTCTCCGCCTCGTGCCGGAGCGCGGCGCCTCGCTGCGAGCCCCCCCATTGTTGTGCCTCTTGTTTGCCAGACAGCTCATAATCGAGACAGCCACGGCGCACACAGCACAACAGAGCGTTATTAATCCACTTCACAGCGGCGTCCTGCAGAGACACGCAAACAAGGACTCAATCCATGAAACCTAGTTAGCAGAGTTGTATTAAGCCAGATAAGAAACAGCAGCTTCTTCCAGCTCTGTGTTTCATGGTTGCTTTCATTACTCAGGTCTTTGAGGTGAGGACATCAGAGTCTCTGGGTCACATGAGGAGAAGGAATCCTATCGAGGATTAAACGGCGAAATAATGATCCCGCGTCGGCTAAGATTTCCGACCTTTGACATCAGTGGGACAAAATCAAAGGCCGGCGTGGCGTTTCCAAAAAAGGCTGGAAATGATACTCCATACATGAAAGCCACGACCTGACTAATCTACGCAACCCTTTCCAATTCGGCCCTGATGAAAGACGCGGCTTTGaagcccccccctcacctcctgTCGAAGACGGTTATGACCTAAATAGGTCACGCTTCAGGAAACCCTCTCCCTTTGCTGTTGAGATCAGTTGCTCCGCTGAACATAACCCAGGTGACATCACACATCCAACGAAAAGAAAGGGGAGCAAGCTGAACCTCTTGTTCAATTCAAACCAGCTGGAGAATCGCTGAATCTTTCAGAAGCAGTGCTCAAAACCAATGAATTTTAAAACGAGGCTGGGATAACATCCCCGTACCCTTCCTATGAAACATTATAAATAGcgctgtataaaaaaaaagatcctccCTCAACCCAGCAGGAAACGTCTTCTGTATTTTTTAATAACACGCCAAAAGCTGCACTTTTGATCCTTGGGTACGTTTAAGGGGAAATGAATCATTTCTTCAAGGAGGTGTCTAAGTAGATGGAAGTCTACACAGCCCCAACTGGGATGTGCCCGGGGTAATGGAGGGATAGTAAAGGGACGGCTCCTCTTTGGAATCTCCTGCTCGGGACTTAATTGGAGCTACTGGTTCTTAACCTCCTCCTGCTGAGATGTTGGACTCCCAGTGGCCTGTGTCacatgtgaggggggggggggcctgattCCCCAGGTTCGTTTTCACTCGCTCGGGCATGACGCGACACTGCGGCTAAATTAGACCGGTTTCAATTTAAGgaattattttaatcaaattggaaaaaaaacaggggCTCGCACAAGGAGAACAACTCCATTTAATTATAGAAAACAGAGGCGAGTCTAGACCCAGTGAAGTTGATCAAATAAACCTGATGCGTTTGTGGCCGTGCAATTTTCCGGAGCCAAATGAAATCCCCGCGTGCAGACGCATAAATAAAAGCTTCCACAGAAACCACAGAGGCTGCGTTCGACTCCTGCAGGTCCCGGGCTGTCAGCTCCGATGGGAAATATGATGCGGAACCAGACAGATGCTGGTGACCCGTGCTGGGAGACTCACCGTGGCTGTGCAGGGACCAGAAGAGAGGGGCGTTGGGGTCGTGGGTCCACCCACACAGGCCGTGGTCAAAGTCGCACACGCtgtctgatgaagaggaggtgccCGCTGTCGAGGAAGGAGGGAAAAGGCAGCGTAAGAGCGAGAGCCAGAGTGCACAGGAGAAATCACAGTCATTTCAGATAAAGAGGGATTCACAGAGGCTTTCATCTTTCCTATCGCAGCCTCCTAATAGCGCTCATCCGTcctgcacttctcctgctttcATGTAAAACACTCTCACCTGTCGTGGTGATGGGGACGGTGGTGGTCTCTGTGTCGGGAGGCAGAGTTGGCGTGACCGTTTCGGCCGGCGTGGTGGGttctgaggaaacacacacaacacatcgcAGGTCAGAAACAATCCTCACATGTCGGACGACCAGCAAAGAGGAAGCATTAATCACCTAATGTTTGTTTAAGGGGTTATTCACATCGCTATTATTTCCCCCCGTGTCGTGAGTAAGGGAGGGTGAGGAAACGAGGACAAGGAGAGGAAATGATAAGGAACAAAGGCAGAAAGAAGCAATGCAGGGGCGTTGCTACAGGGGGGGCTGAATGGGCTGACTGTCTCGCAGTTGCAGCCCCTCACCAGCAGGGTAACACACTCGCCTCGGCACAGTTACTCCATGTGGACGAGACTGCCACAACACCCCAGTCAGAAACCCCCGACCGAGCCCCATGCCACTAACTTTCTGCCAAAAGCTTTGTGGTTTGAATGCTATATGTTTATTAGGGGGGGTGGACTCTTTGGCCGGGGGCCCTAAAGTCCCTTGATACGCTCCTGGAGGTATTTACATGCTTGTAATAATTTTGATTATGATTCTTTTTGAAAGCTGTTGGATCCACTGACATGTTTTTGTGCAAAGCATGACGGTGCACTATTTCTTTGCCTTATAACCCGTCTAAAAAATGGCAGGGTCCACCGATTCccacgctcccccccccccccccccccctgcaactAATCTCTTACGCCAAAACAGCTCAGGTTCACGTTTTAAACAGGAAATCGGGGAGTTTCTGTTCCGATAAACCAGATTTGTTTAAGCCAATAAACATCACGTCTATTTGTCCTATTAAGGGTGAATTAAAGTGCATGTTGAGAGTGTGAGGTCAGTGTCGGGGATTAACCGCATCTCTCGCCGAAGTGTCTCCACCCGGCCGTCCCACCCAGAGCGTCAGAGACAGGCGGAGGCAGACACAGATAGCCCCTGGAGCACCCTAgagggccccccccccgcccccgtcaCAGTCTGGGTGCTCGAGCGGGCGTCAGTGTCCGTCCAGCACCGACTCAAATatgcagatgcacacacacacacacacacacacacacacacacacacatgcagaaagcCTGGCGCTGAGGCTGATGGATGGGCGAGTCTAACAAACTCCCCTCGACCTTGCGCGGGATGATCACACTCTGGGACCACTCACTGGCTGTCAGGGAGGATACACACCACATGCACTCCATCTCCCGTCCTTTCcatcctatgtgtgtgtgtgtgtgtgtgtgtctctctcactccatAACTCAAGCAAACTCGAGAGAACAAACTCAGAGCGAAATGTATGATTTTCTCCTTGCCCCTTAACATCCATTCAAACGCACATTCGTCataaacaaatatcaacaaCACGCACAGGCATCCACAAGCCAACGGTAGACCCATTAAAACACatcacatgtgcacacagacgcacacatgtCGAGCAGGCTGCAGCCGGAATGTGTAGTGGGAGAAAGCGCGGCGTTATTAGGAGCAGATGGGTCAGCCCTGGTGCGTTGTGGGAGTTTGGGTCACGTCTGAAGCAGAGATCCACATTTATCACGGGAATTAACGGTGTAGTCGGATCTTTCCCCGATTTCTGCCTGTTTAATAATCGCTCATGGTCATTAACAACATGTGTTTACACAGGGACTtgtttttgtcacatttcactACAAACAGTCCAACACATTTGCATTAATTTGACACTAATGGTCGCTGACATGGGCTTGTGGATTCATATCATATTTCCTATTCCTCTGTGGGCTCCTCCTGCCTCGTCACATCCAAGCCGATCCAACACTTTGAAGGTCTGTGGATCTCACGTACTCGAGCCTCCTCCTGTTCATTTCCCTCTTTCTTGCATTGCGTCCTTTATCGTTCAAAGACCACAAAAGGCGCTAAGGTCAACAAACGCGGCGTGATACACAATTGATCCGCTCAGAGGGAACTTCCCGGGGAAACGAGCACGAGGGCGCCCCAGCTGGAGAAATGGCAAACATTAAAGAGTCGGCCACAGCGGGCGGCGGCTTCTGACATTAACCCAGCGGTAATGTCACGTCCTTTATGCCGGTCATTAACTTTCTAATGAGACCCTTATCGCTGCTGGCCTCACAGAAAGGTGAAGCGAGGGAAGCGGccctcttccttcctttctgCGATTTAAATGCAACACCACCTCTCCTCCACCCGTCTCCTCTTTATTCAGTCTCTCTTGTTTGCCTTTTTAATTCCAGTC carries:
- the LOC128430832 gene encoding neuropilin-2, with amino-acid sequence MEGFFVHGTRGHIWIDNIHISSSTPLKECTQPFAAFPPENPERKPNEFGDGRLFSGRDPLGGVLHFPEWNTASPSSDPPVTRVSEKDNSWLYTLDPILVTIIVMSSLGVLLGAGVRRPPAVLHCSYSGLSSRSSTTLENYNFELYDGLKHKVKLNQQRCCTEA